The DNA segment CTGCGGACGACGCTTCAACCGGTTGAGCGTCAACAACAGCGGGCATTGTGGATTCAGCGGTGGTCTCAGAAACCATCAGGTTTGAAAGCGGAATAGCAATCGCTGCAAGAACAGCAACCACACACACCACTTGCACCAGGGATCGAATCACTGGTTTCTTCATCAAAGTCTTCTCCAAGTTGTAGGTCCTGGGTCGCGATTTCAGGCTGACACTTACCTAGTCACTTTAACCGTTCGGCCCAGTTTAACCCCTTAATACCCCCGAATCAAGGTATCGGCTGATTTTTATCTAAAATTTCAAGAACACGGTCGTCGGACGGCGTTCAAACAGATTAACCCAATCAACGCGAGGAAGGCCGAAGAAGGCTCAGGGATTTCAATGATAAACGATCCGGAGGACTCAATTCGCCCCCCTACTTCGCTGCCGGGCAACGAGTAGGTGCCTGTTACTTCTACCAAACACCCATTCGGATCTGCACATCCATCGTAAATATCGGCCAGTGTTATGTTTATGTCATCTTGGTCGGTCATGGCCGTCGGTTCCGATGAGTAGAATCCATCTCCAATGCCAACATAGATAAATTCATTCACCAAGTCGGTTCCCGGCTGTCCGCCGCTGAGGATCCCATCATCCCCGCCACCTCGCATCCCATCAGGCCCCCAATCGATACCGACTCGCGTGGCGGAGTAGGTCGCACCCGCCAGACTCCCCGATTGGTTGAAATAGCCCCCTACATCATCGCTCTCAAGCTGCCAATTAATGTCATTTAGAGCGAATTGCCGATCGGCCGAACCAACAAGATGCAGCCCAAAATGAAAGCGATTGCCGAACTCGCCGAGGAAAGGAACGGTAAATTCCGGGTTAGGATTCGCGGTCGCACGCCATGAATGGAACGGCGTGTAGATGATTTCCTCCGGCCTAATGCGGCGGTCGATCACCTCATAGGCGGACGCACTTGTCTCCCGATTCCCGATGTTCGTCTTCGACTGAACACCAGCAATTGCGTTTAACACGTAATTGCTCCATTTCGGTGATTCGGGACCTTTCGGTGCAAAAGCGGGAGTCACATCAAAAGTCATTAAGGCCGAATCGGCCTGGGATGCCAAACCAAACCCCATCGCGCAAGCGCAGAGCGAAAGTCCTACTTTTCCCCAACGAGTCATTAGCGGTTCTCCTCAGGTGCAATCAACAAGGTTCATTTCTAGCAGAGGGAATTCCGTCCCGAATTCCAAACAATCGACGTTCAAATCTTGAGTGTTAAGTTTCAGACTAACCGGGGTCGCAGGCATTGCAAGCATTGACCGCCGAATTCTGCCCAATTTGCTTCAATAACTTAACCGAAACGCTCCCCCCAGGCACCCAAACGCCACAAGTCATTGCTAAAAAGCGACTTACGTTGCAAAAATCGCTCAAATCGGTTCGCTTTTGCGAGCGAAAGCAGCCCGCCTCGACAGCTAAGAAACCGGCGCAATTCGACTAGACCTGCCCGATACGGTTTTGCTACCCTCCGCCCCGCTTCTCTTCCCAGACCAAACACTTTTCGTTTCACCAATCCATCAGACAATTAATTTTCACGAAGGTCGGCGAGGCAGATCCGTCAGATCGGTTATCGCCAAGTCGGACGTCAATGATCAACCAATGCCAAAATCAAAGTGAGCGGTTCAGCAAAGCTGTTTCCGGGCAGGATTTCCTGAATGCGTTCCGAGGCCGGTACGTGTGGATCTTGCTAGGTAGCGTCCTGATTACCTCCCAACTAGGCTGCTCGTCATATCACTTGGCTAAACGCACGATGTATTGCGAATTGAACGAGTACCCCCAAGTTACCGATGGCAAACTCGCCTGCCGAAAATATCGCGGTTGGGCCAAGCAGGAATGGCAGCGAGTTCGGATGGAATCGGGAGATACGTTCAGCGACGATTATGCAAGTGGATTTCTCCAAGGCTTTGTCGACCAGGTTTATGCCGGCGGCAAACCCGTCGCTCCCCCGGTACCACCGCGAAAGTACTGGCGTGTTGGTTATCGAAATGCAAACGGTCGACGCGCGGTGGAAGACTGGTACCACGGATTTGAACTGGGTGCGCAAATCGCTCATGACTCAGGATATCGGGCGCAAGCAATTGTCCCATCGTCAATCGCTCCCGGCAGTGGTGAGGGACTTCGACTGAGGGAAGGTTACGACAACGAACCGGTGCTAGTCCCCGAAAACATTTTGGACCCCGTTCCGAATCCGGACGAAGCTCCTGAAGATCCCGATGTTGAAGAGCCGGTATTCGAAGAATTGCAACCGCCCAGTGAATCGCTCGACACAGCAGATGCTGACGGCGCCGATCAGACAGGGGCGTTGTCACCAATTTCGGCAGTATTACCAGTCTCCTTTGAAACGACGGAACCCGTTCAGTTCGAAGAGACGTGGGGTGAAAGCCCTCCGCCGCCCCCCTGGCAGGCATCATCGAACGACTCGGATAGCCTACCGCAAGCCGACGCCAACCCGCCAACATCGCAACAGGGAGAGTTCGATCCGTTCGAGGGCTCCATCATCACCGGCCCAAAAATCACCGGCCCAAAAAGGAATCAGTCACCGACAGAAACGGATCAAGATCAGCAAGCAACAACCACCGATCCGAAGGCATCCGACACATTCTCTGGCCCAATTTTAGAGCTAAATGAACCTCAGAACGGAAAACCGACTCGCCCCAAAACGTCGTCCGGTTTCTCGGAACCCAACAAACTCGACGCAGCCGAGACGAGCTTGCCCGCGGGAGCAGAACCCGAAAGCACTTCCCCTGAGATTTCGACCACCGGACAAGATGGCTGGCAAAGTAAGACCGAACCAACACCTTGGCAAAGTCGTGACAAAAAAGATGGAAAATAAGACACCAAGACTTCCCTTTTCGACTCGAGCATTCGCTGCGGACATTTCTCTCATGTCAGACCAACAACATCGCCAAATCCGATTCGGACTGCTTTCAGCCTTGATCGCATTTAGCCTCGCCGGTTGTTCGGCGATCACGAATCCGGTGGCCAATGGTGTTCCTGCGCGTTTGTTACCCGACGATTTACTGGCCGAATCCAAAGAGGGCTTGGTGCCCATTCCACTGGACTGGCTACGTGTCGAACCCCCCAAGGAATATCTCTTAGGCGTGGGCGACATCGTCGGTGTTTACATCGAAGGTGCACTCGGAGACCGCGATTCGCTGCCACCGATCAATTTTCCTCAAGTGGCGAACCTTCCACCCTCGATTGGTTTCCCGATCCCGATTGGCGAAAATGGGACGATCCCGTTGCCCTTCGTCAACCGAGTCAAACTGATCGGATTGACACTGGAAGAGGCCCAAACGGCGATTCGTGACGCCTACACCAGTAACGACAAGCAAATCCTCAAGCCCGATGAAGCGCGTGTCCTGCTGACTCTGGTTCGACCTCGACAAGCTCGAATTCTCATTATTCGCGAAGACGCACCCTCAGCACGACCTTCCTTGAACGACCCCACTTACCGACTCTTCGGGTCAGCTCCCAGCCTGGACGCCGCCCGACGGCAGGGAACCGGTTACGTGCTGGAACTCCCGGAGACCGAGGCGGATGTATTGAGTGCACTCGCCAAATCAGGAGGTCTCCCGGGTCCCACGGCGCTGAATGAAGTCATCATTTACCGAGGTTACGATGACGTCGCTGGGTTTGACGCGCCGATCGAATGGGGTGAAAACGAACTTAAGAAC comes from the Pirellulaceae bacterium genome and includes:
- a CDS encoding polysaccharide biosynthesis/export family protein, translated to MSDQQHRQIRFGLLSALIAFSLAGCSAITNPVANGVPARLLPDDLLAESKEGLVPIPLDWLRVEPPKEYLLGVGDIVGVYIEGALGDRDSLPPINFPQVANLPPSIGFPIPIGENGTIPLPFVNRVKLIGLTLEEAQTAIRDAYTSNDKQILKPDEARVLLTLVRPRQARILIIREDAPSARPSLNDPTYRLFGSAPSLDAARRQGTGYVLELPETEADVLSALAKSGGLPGPTALNEVIIYRGYDDVAGFDAPIEWGENELKNKESDARKTIRIPTRVPPDLPRPFTQADVHLKSGDIVFVPSRDTDVYYTGGLMPPREVPLPRDNDIRVIEAILRVGGPVNNGGLLIGNFSGSGALRTGLGNPSPSLLTVLRKTPGGGQVPIRVNLNRAMRDPRENILIMPGDMLLLQETPAEAVARYTSEIFSLGFVGEMFNRGSGSGTATLVLPK